The sequence GCCTGTGGATGAGCGTTATCCACCCGGATCCAGGCTCTATCCTCATCCCCTACGGTAGGACGAGCAGCAAGTGCTGTTCCACTCTTTTCCCCGTACCAGTTGCACTACTGGTAATGACAGCAAAGCCACACCTGTCTCAGCTTGCGGCCACACAAGCATTTGTCCCCATCCCAGTATCCCTCCGCGAAAGGGGCTGGAGAGAGACGGGGACAGCGCAGTGGAGAGAGGACAAAGGGCTGGAGGAAGCTCCCTCCTTCGTTCCCTCCAGGTTCCGTGGCGCTGCCATCccgcctgcctgctcccagctgaAGCAGCACGCGGCGGGacgggcagcgcaggcagcgaCCTGGACCAGGCAAGATGAGCCGCCCGGCTCCCGCcgctgcagcagccaggctccacgggggcaggaggggggagcACCCCGGGTCTACCCCGCCCCTGCACCCGCATCCCCACTCACCGACTACGATGGCCGCCCGCCGCTCGGTTCCTGACCCTGCCCAGGGCGCCTGGGagcctgccccggcccggccccctgCGCTCCCTGGCGGGACCGCCGCTTCCTGCTGCAACTGAACATCCTCCCCCGCCAcagtttaggggttttttaagcaCGAAATTTAAGGCTCCTGAGGCAGGGAAATGCTCAGATCTGGAGTGTTCTATAAATATGGGTGTGCACATAAATGATATATAGATTTATATATATGAGGCCAGATTGCAAAACAAGGAGGCGGGGCGTGTAGCACTTAAATCCACCTGGTGTTCTGCCTTAATTAAGTTGGGTTTGCCGATGCTGCTGCTAGTGCTTGTGAGTTTGCTAACTTGAGTACGCAAAACCATGGCTCAAGCCTCTTCAAGCAATCTGTGTGCATAAATAGGTATAGATGCATGCTGTGTGTATCTGCTccttaaaaataagatatttttgcTCCCTAGTTTTGAGTTGTCTTTACAAGCTTTCCTGTGAAGCTGTGAGAGCGAGAAACTTGATTTCCCCCCTCAGAAAGCTGCTCTATTTTACCGCTAATGAAAAACTTAGTATGGATGAAGCAAACAAGCTGCCCTCATTTCAGTAATTTAAGTGAAAGCAAGCATGCGATGATTTTGTGAGCgtaagagaaaaaatatcaagGGTATAAAACGAgatagttttattttgcaggctTAAGGaggtaatttcctttttttttttttgtgacgTTTCAATTCAACTTCCACAGATAATGGGGATTATTTATGAATGGCTTATGCCACTGTATTCAGCTACTGTTCTCTTCCAGAGTTATAGTTTGTTTATTAGAAAGCAGGGATTAGCAAATCTAATTGTTTTCGCTATAAGAGCAAGCAACACAATGGGAAATCTTAGCTTCCgtttgaaagaaaagcactggAAAGAAGGAATGTGGTTTGTTTTTACCTATTTATGTGCATAACACATTTTAGTTGTTTACGGTCTAAATAGCTTCCTAACTGGTCTCCTTCTGGATGACAGACTGGAGGGCAGCTTGTTCACAGTCCCTTTTGAACAAAATACTCCAAACATCTTCGGTTTTAGTTCTTGCTAGGCTCAGTccctactgatttttttttctccattgttgCCAGTGTAGTTACTTAATTGTTCTGAACCACGAAGcccttaagtatttttttatcctGTCATCTAAGCCATATCTTATAGATACAGGTCACTATCGTGGGCAGTTACTACACCTTTCCCACCGTAAATTTAACCTTAATCACGGTCACAAAGAGGTGCAACTCTCCCAACTCAAGTAACTGTACTAGTGGAAGCTCCTGGCGCAGATCAAGTCGTAAATACGCCATTCGGGACACAAAAGCCGCTTTTCTGGTGAGAACAGCTCCGCTGGTATTGCTGCACCGCCTTCCTAAGCCTACAGCGCCCTTTCGGGAGATCGGCACAGGCCTGAAGCGCTTCCCTCCGCCCTGGGGAAGGGTGCTTCTCAGGCGCTGCTGGCCTCCGCTCCGGAGTCGGCTTCCCGCTGCGGTCCCGTTCGCTCACCACGGGAACCCATCGCTGCCggaacccccccccccggtggcGCAGCGGCTACCGGGCGACCCCCGAGGCCGCCTCCCGCGCCGGCCCTGGCGCTTCCCGCCCTCTGTCCCCCTCAGGCGCCAGCAGCCGCACCCCGCCGTCGCCGTGGCAACCGGCGCCCCACTGCCCGCCCTGCCCCCTGGCGCGCACCACCCCTCGCGCGCATGCGCGCCGCCTCacgccgcagccccgcgccgcctgggggaggagggagaggaaggcagggggcaggcgcgggcggcggcgcgtgCGCGCGGAGAGGCGGTTGGCGGAGCCGTTAGGATGTCGCGTTACGGCCGCTATGGAGGCGGTGAGTTCCTGGCGCGTCGCGAGTGGCGGGCGGCTGCGcggaggggagggtgagggaGGTGCGCGGAAGGGGCGATTACCGCGGGCAGCGGAGCGGCCGGCGGTCggtgagggggaaggaaggCGAGGCGGCCGTTGCTGCCGTTGTCGCCGCCGCCATTTTGCGTCAGCGGCcgtgggggagggggtgcgCCCGCGCGTGCCGCTGCTCGTGGTGAAGGCGGGAGCGGGCCGCGCAAACAAGATGGCGgcgcccggggggggggggggcggggcggggcagcTGTTTCGGGGGCGCTGCGTGAGCCCGCCTCTTACTCTGACGCTGGCTTCGCTCCCAGCAGAGACCAAGGTGTACGTGGGGAACCTGGGCACGGGCGCGGGAAAAGGCGAGCTGGAGAGAGCCTTCAGCTACTACGGGCCCCTGAGAACCGTGTGGATCGCGAGGAACCCGCCGGGGTTTGCCTTCGTGGAGTTTGAAGACCCGAGGGATGCTGAAGATGCTGTCCGTGGACTTGATGGGAAGTACGTGTGCATTTCAGATGTTTGCAGGAGCTACAGCCGATTTTAAAACCAGAGAGAGAATCGGggttttctctctgtttcttctcctttttgtaGTTCTGCCATAAACAGTAACGATTAACTTAGAGCCATCATGGACTTGTTGCAGGGTGATATGTGGCTCCAGGGTTAGAGTGGAAGTGTCAACAGGGATGCCTCGTCGCTCCCGTTATGACAGGCCTCCTGCACGGCGCCCCTTTGACCCTAATGACAGATGCTATGAGTGTGGTGAGAAAGGCCACTATGCTTATGATTGTCACCGCTATAGTCGCCGAAGGAGGAGCAGGTACGTGTGGGGCCAGAGTGGCTGGGTTGCTTCACCAGTTCACTTTTGTGTAGCTCTTGTTAGCAAAGAACAGAATGTTACGccagttttctttaaactttaaCGCTAGAATAAATGTATAGGTGTATATTACAATTTGTTGCTATTTCTATAAAATGTTAATATCTTAATAATCAACCTGGTCAAAACCTTTCAGGTTTCTTCGTTTGAGTCAGTCGCCTTGATTCAGAATGTCACGAGCCTTAAGATTTCATGCTGAGGCGCCTTGCAAATCCGACACTTAAGATCCTCCTAGACCTTGAGGTGATCAGCATAAGAGGCCAGATCCCCTCGAGCCATCTACACGTAGCTTCACCTTATTCTTTAAGGGCAGAAAATTTGAGACGGTGATCGCCGTAACAGTAAATTTGGCTTTCAATTGGGGCCCCCCTCCGGTTTAGAAAGAGGAACACCAGATTGACCACATTCCCACCTAGAAAAATCTTCTTGCGTCAATCAAGCCTCACCCTGGCTCATTGGGCTGTCAGTTTGATCGTCGTTAGATTGAAGAGAACACCTAGATGCAGCGATCGGCTATAGATACTTCTAGATCGTCTAGATCTGCTAGACCTTGGGCCAAAGAGGGTCGACCTGCAAACTTgcaaggtttattttaaatacgCATTACAGTGTTTTCTATTCTAATGTAATTCTGCAATGTAATTcagcttttaacatttttctaggTAGTAAAATGCTCAAGACAAGTAGGCCCAGAGATTTTTCCAACTGACAGATGCTAGTTCTTTAGTTGTCTGAAATCAGTTTTGACTTCAGCAGGGCCTCACGTGCACTGATTGCTGCAGCTGTTTCCTGATACCTGTTTTCTCTAACCTAAAACCAGGTCCCGGTCTAGATCCCGTTCGAGGTCCCGAGGAAGAAGGTATTCTCGGTCACGCAGTCGGAGTCGTGGTAGGAGGTGTGCTTAAGTTTGTCTTTTGTTCCTATTTGCTTCTTTTGCTTAGAAAAAGCTACACTTGTACAACTCTTTAATTCACTTCTTTGCAGGTCCAGGTCAGCTTCCTATCGTAGGTCCCGGTCTGTTTCTCCTCGTAGGTCTAGGTCTGTGTCCCCCCGCCGGTCCCGATCGGGTTCCTTGAAGAGATCAAGGTAATTAGTAGTAATTTTTAATAggttgtgtgttttgtttttgttgttgttttttgttttagttagGGGATTCAAAAAGGTATTGGATAGCAGACTCTGAAAGGTGTTCACCTCTAGAAATCAGACTTTatcatgctttaaaatgtttctgattatCCTAGTCGAATTTACAGGCATGGTAATACAATTAGCCTTGAGACCCTATACAGCTGCATATCTCATGATGAATTTTGATGTCTAAAACGTCCAATGATCACGTAGGTTTTAAGTTCAACATGTAGACATTAATCTAAGTAGTGCTGTAATTGTCATCACTTCTGGTTGAGTTGActtctttgattttgttttaatttgtcttaaTTCTTTATTTCAGGTCTAGATCAAGATCCAGATCTAGATCCAGATCTGTTACATGGCCCCGAAGCAGGTAAGATCTCTTCCGTGACTGCACATACTTAGTAAAAGTTGCTTAAAAGTCTGTTTAGGCTTTCTAACAGCtgttaacattttcagaaaaagctgtgttttctctccACTAACTTAGGGGtctgtagttttaaaaagcagtgcagaagattgttctttctctttttattgttttacatATCAATGATTTCAGGTCCTGATGGTCATCACAAGTACTGTTTTGATCAGTTTGCATTAACAGCTAACATAGTGAACAAATTTAGAATTAATCcgaaaagttttttttctttttctttgtgtagcACACACAAGATTGTGGATTCTTCCCATTATTTGTCAGAGAAATCAGGATACTTTTCCACTAGTGTGTTAAAGCATTAATGCATGTAGCCAGGCAAGTCGTAAAGGGCTTGCTAGTGCCCTGAGTGTTACAGATGTTTCCAGCTCTGTTGAATAACAGTGTCAGTCTGCAGGAGTGGAATTAACTTTGAGATAAACACCTGTCAGAGTTACTTTGTAACAACAAATGTGCTATAAGAGTGATGATCAAATTTTAACGGAACACAGGATGTCATTCATTCTCTTAAGTTGTAGTTTAATCCTTCCATAGTAAGTGAATGCAGCTTGTGCCTTGTGCAACCTTGTCCAGGCAGCGTGGCTGACATAGGTTGATTGGATGTCCTCGGCGAGCTGTCATAGGAGAACAAGGGTAAATTGAAGTTCTGCTCTGAAGGAGATGGTACTGCTCTTGCCCCAGCCCATTCCCAGGCCTACTGTTCTGGTTTGATGTCTGCTCTCTGAAGTAAATAACACAATAGTCAACcatgaagaaacacaaaaaaataaagcgAAGCATTAGCTGAAGGGAGTAAGGTGGAAAAATCTACAGCTGAAGATGGCAGATTCACTGCTgagaggtggtggtggcattTTCTGAGAGTGGAACAGCAAGCAATGACAGGAGTTTTTAGGGAATGGAGAGATGAAAACCAGAAGATGTTTTGACAATTAAGAGCAGAAACTCACACATAAGAGTCCAGAAACTAgtaaaaacagaagggaaattcCCTGGGGCAGTAGAGCAATGCCTTTCACTGATCAGGTACACTTTCTCTACCTGTTGCTAAGATATGGTGAAACAATACCAGTTGTTCCAATGTGACTTAATCATGGCTCATCACTTTGCTGTCAGTGATGAGCAGAAAACAGCTACAGCCAACAGGctctcaaagagaaaaacatcttgATTTTACCaccattgttttctttttttagtacCAGGATGGTTTTCTGCAGTGTAAAGGATGATTTAGTGAAATTTCTAGACTATTGTGTGACGCCTTTCATTGTAAGTAGAGATTAAGTGActgagacagaggaaattacaGGCATACAAGTACAGAGAAGTGGCAAAATATTGGTGCTTAACTCTTAATGAAGTCACTGTTAAACTTCCACATGAGGCAATTGAAAGATGGTTTCTTTACAGAAGAATCAAAGGAATGCATAGCACCCAGAGACACGCTCTTGATTCATAAGGAAGACAGACTGAATAAGTATTACATGATGTTTCTGGTTTGACAGCGTCAAAGTGTACATCTGGAAGTTGTGGAAAGCCTTGGATGTGGAAAGTAGAACAGTTCCTTTGGGAACCTAaaaatttaagttatttttttaggCAGTATTAGTGTTCTTATGGTGCAGCAGTCTTATCTCAAAGACTGACATTTTTGACAGTCTTTTCACAAGGGTTAAGTTcagacagatttaaaaaaatattttgagcaagTGCATATATAAGATGAAGTGCACTGAGGAGAAGATATTTGTAGCAGCATGCTGCCTGGAGCCATTTTCAACTATAGTGGTAGATGTCACTCAAGCCTAATAAAACTTGCAAGTTTAGAGCATGGGTTTTTATTAGCTTTGTGAAAATACTGGTCAGGATTTGGGTTGTTCATGTATTCCTGCCACCTGCATCAGCAAACACCAGTCAGCCAGGGACCAAAGTACAGAGCAACATGTGCACCAtccatttaaaaagctttcttctgaaACTTAGCAGGAAAAGCCCTGGAAGCTCGCAGGATTCTATCTGTTCAGCATGACAGTTCTTACACATTTAGTGTGAATCTTGCTGTCTCAAATGTGGGAACATGCCTGCTACCAGCTTCCCTGCtgagctgtgttttttcttcttcttgtagGTCTAGGTCTCATGGCAGATCAAAGTCTGGCTCACCGGCTAAGAGGTAAGCATACAGAGATAAAGCCCGCAGTAGTATCTAGAATTCAGTATTAGGTTTGCATGATTAACAGAGCCTGgtcctttagaaaaaaatcctgcatacATGGGTGCCCAGCTAATCTGTTTGCAATATGACTGAGATTATAACATTTCCTTTGCAGCTATTTGGAATATGTTCCTTACCcatctctttgttttcattaactCTTTGTAGTTTCCAACAtagtactgatttttttgtgtctttgtgCTCAGTTCTGTTAAATTTTTCTATCCATCAGATAACGGACTTCAGCTTTATTAATGCTGTTGATAAAACAGCAGGAGTCTGTGGTGATGATTCTTTTCTCAAAGCTTCACCTCAGtaccacctctttttttcctgttttctctacTGAAGACAGTTCCTTAAAATTAATCTCCATGCTAAATGAATTGAGAATCCCTGTCAGAGTAAAAGTTGATTTGAATACTTTGCCGTTTTGAAGAGCTTCTGGCTAGATTCCCATAATAATTCTATTGCCGTCTaagatgcatatttttttgAATATAAAAGTTCCATTTGACCTTTAAGCTGCATTGATGATATTCTGTTTTGACAGTCGGTCAAAGTCCCGATCACCATCTCCAAAGAGAAGGTATGTTGATCTCCCTACTAATAACGTAGACTCCGTAGAGCTGGCATTTTAGTATCTGCAGTGATCTCTGCTGAGGAGTTTGACTGCTGCTTGTAGGAAAATACTGGAAAGGTATTTTGCCAAGATCTCTTCGACAGAAATAATGTTGTGATTGTGGTTTTATATATGGTACTACATACGTGGTAATAATTCCTTGGAATACTGGTTATGTAGCAGTGTTACGTCACACCTTTGTCTGCTCCTGTGTTAATTTCAGTTCACTAACAGTTTTATTGCACAGTGACTTCCTACTGGTGAAAGCACAGAATAAAGCTTTGAGTCTCATTAAAAGCTGCAGTGAGGTTGGGGAAAATAGGGTGGAGTAACCTGACGTAGTAGTTGGGAATGGAAGATCGAGCctgttatttttactgctgttactcagattattttttttcccaataagTTGGTAAATAattatctctgtgtgtgtgtgcatatatgtgtaGTGACAGAATCAGCAGCACTTTTTTCCCTAGTTTGAATTCTTTAATAGTTCATTTTTACAACTTTAGTGTTCAGAATTTGCAGGGAGGGGATATATCCTGGTAAGAATAGCTGTAGACCTGCCACAATGTGTCCCTTGCCTTGGTGATCCTTCTGCCCTgcaagttgtttctttttttgtttgtttgtttggggtttttttgttttttgtttttttttaaacatacttacAGAACATCTACACTTaggtttgctttgtttaaaaatgtggcTGTATGTAGTCTAACCTCAAAAACAATCACAAGGGACTGGAATAAATGCTGAGTGATCACCATAATAGGTTTTGACAAGCTGCTGTATCAGAACAGTGAAGAAGTATCCTGCCTCCATGAAGGTCGCTATTAGTAGTACCCTTTAGATGATTTTACAAATGGTCACATTTAAattgtattataaaaataacagtagagaaatgcaaaaatgtgaaagtaaaaaaaaaaagatgtattatCTCTAACATTAAATCATCAACACATTAACTTTGTCAATAGTGAttagttattttattaaaaaacagtgcTGACAGGGTGCCGGAGTAGTCTAGGTATCCTCCTGTtgctttttcctgtatttatgaATCCCAAATGACTACTGAAATGTTAACTGTggattcttttcctttcagtcgTTCACCATCAGGAAGCCCTCAAAGAAGTGCAAGTCCTGAAAGAATGGATTAAAGTTATGAAGTTAATCTTTTAGgaagaaagttattttgcttACATTATTATAAGGGATTTTGTGGTGTCTTTGTAAATGTAAGAATGTAGATAGAAGAGTATATCAACTAAAATTTGGCATGATCTGGGTCTTCTGAGTTAGTCACACCAATAGACTAGCACAGGTCTCTTTTTATTGTATGAATTAACTTCCTGTGATATGAAAATGTGGGACTTTTTTATCGGcacattgaaataaaatgtgtatttttaactaAAACTTCTCTGTAGTAaccctgctgcttctgttaaCATTTGGGTAATTTTAGCTGTGTGCCATGTAATGTGGATGAAAAATACCTAAAATGGGAATGACTAAAATCGGTGTCTTCTCAAACTAGTCACTTTTCACGTTTATTGTTGAATGGTCTTTGGTGAAAGGAtcagtttctgctttgtttgaaatggaatttaaaatcCATCTCTGTCTGCAGATGGATAAAAATTTGCATATgccctttttattccttttatgaTATTTAGTGGgcattcatttttctccctgatATAATTATTCTGCAAAACTTACTCTCTGGTGCTTGACTAGTTGTGATACCAGATGCCCAGAAACTTAAGGATGAGCTTTTATTCAAAACACTGAcatcttttaaatgaataaCATCTGCAGAAACCTCTAAACGTAATAGAAATTAATAACTTGACAATTGCTACTTTTGCTTGTTGCATTTTTTAGTTCTTCAGGCTATTAAgaaaacttcttaaaatgtctcaaggcatgttttccttttttgaggGAAGACGTAAGGTCTTCTGACCTAATTTCTGAAGGACCTTAGGAGAATGTGTTtgagaggcagaagaaagctCTTATTAGTCTTTCTGCAGCTCGCTCAAACTTTCCTCCTCAAAGTGAAAGATTCTGAAGCTGACCTCAGGAATTCTAACCTGCTTCACAGAAATTGGTATGGTTTTAAAGCAGTCCAGATCCTGGAGATGACTTTGTTGAATTAAGCTAATTTATTACAGCAAATACACACCTGCAGGATTAATTATTTGTGTATAGGTATGTCACACTATTTGTCCTCATTGTGTAGTCAAGAATTGCATGATAAGGCACTTTATTGACACAGATCACAGCAGAAGACTGGAAACAATGTTAGACTGTGAACAAACAAACTGGtaggcagaggggaaaaaagcagactttttttaCTGCGATGGGATATCTAGCAGAAATAAAGGCCAGTTTCGTCAGTAAACAAGCACTGAAGTGGAAAGTGAGGCCTATTTGGGCTTCTTATGAAATCTGTCGTGGCGGTTTGCTTCCAATGTGTAAACCACAGCAGAGcatcttaaatgaaaaaaaattacaagattaACTTCAGTCACAGCTTGGGTAACCCGTGATTTTCAAAAAACAGGTTTCCCGTTAACAATGACTTCATGGAGCTTTTTCAGTGTATGAGTAAATAGTCCAGATTCTGAACATACTCTCATGTTGCAGCATTGTCTGGCCTTTATGCCGAGTCCTAACTGTTGTGTTGCTTGGTGTCTGCCTGGACACTCCTGCGGTGCTCAGCGATGGGGATTAGTGTTTCGTTTGCCAGATGCAATGATCAATATTCTGGCAATATCCATTAAATTCCACTGTCGCCGCAGTGGCAGGGCGGGGGGTGACACAAATGTTGCCCTGCAGTGATTTACCAGAAATGCCCAAAGCCTGTGACTTGTGTTTGGAATATTTATTGGTTGTGCATTGCCTGCCCGGTTTATAGTGTACCTGGTGAGAGGCACATGTACGCTGCTGCTCTGGAATTTGATCAGCTTTTTTCTCTTATGTACTCTTAAGGCAAACCTACTCCACAATAAACCTGCAGACTAATACAACAGCTGTGCTGGTACCTGTTTTTCAGTACCCAGAGGCACTGTGGAAGACGGAGCAGAGGAGCCTGGGCTTCTGTAGGGGACTGGGGTTCCTCTAAACCCAGGCTTAGCAGTGAGAACCTGAGCAaaggggcagggctgtgccggcAGGGGCGGCCCTGCCTGTGGCTGTGGCCAGTATGAAGGACAGCCAGCGCTTCTGAGGTGCAGAGAGGGAGCAATGGCAAATCTAGTGTCTGCGCTTCTGTGCAGCTGTGGTGACCAAAATTGAGGGTGGGTGTGCTGCTTCCCTCAGCTCCAGTCGTCATCCTTGGAGCAGGCTGCGCAGCTCCAGCTCTCACTTGAGTTTGGTAGGATTTCACCAAAAATTCCATACAGTGTTTGTGAACTCTTGGAAAAGATGTCCGGACAGGGCTGTGTTTGTGTGACCACTGCTGCTGTGACGCTGGGCCCTGCTCCTCTGAGCGGGGTGTGCATGCCCTATGCAGCCTGGTTGTGGGTGGGGGGCAAGGGGGCATGTACCTGAGGTTTCCAGTGTGGTGGGCAAACCCCACTCTCATAGGGGTGATGGTGCTTCTGCCCCTGGTTTGCAACCTAGCATTTCCTGAGCTTGGATCAGTTGGGCTTCATTCTCCAAATTATATCAGCCCTTAACTGCAGCCATGTAACGTGACCACTGTGCGTGTCTGTGCACTCGGGGCATCGCAGGAGAGCAGCGGGGTGCTCATTTTGGGGGTCAGGGTGGCAGAACTGACCATGACAGGTCCGCCACGTTTGCGAGTCCAATGGCCAGGCACTTCCACTGGGGACAAGATCAttcccacagctctgcagctgaggaAGCATGCTGGAGTGCTGTGGGCCCCAACCACAATCTGGCAGTGGGAGCCCAGCCCGGGGCTTGTGCAGCCCCTTTGGCAGCAGCATGGCAGGAGAAGGTGGGAGTCAGGCTGTGGTGCCTCGCACGGGGTGCCTGGCTCAAGGGCTAGCTACCCCCATGTCTCTGGGGAGAAGGGTGCCAGCTCCCTAATATGATGGCACTGCTTGTGccaattttttaatgaaacctCAGAAACATGGAGGTTTTCATCAGACAGGCCCCTGTTAACAGGGTTTTGGGGATGATACATATTTCACATGGAAACACAACATTAAGATGATGGTTTTCCTCCTGCAGTTGTATATTCAGGACTACAGATGGATGCACCCACTTCACTTCAGCAGCCAAGGCATAGTGCGGGAGATGCTCTTGTGCAGCTATTGCTGCTGGCTTTGAAATAGGAGTTAAGCCAGAGGAGCCAGGGCAGCCAGCTGGGATAATCCCAGCACACAGTCCTCCGCAAAGCTATTCTGCGCAACCACTGCAAACCCACGTCATCGCAATGCTCCTGTCAGACCTGGTGGCTCTGGCCATGAGGTCTGCTCTGTTGCCCGGCATGGGAAGGGTAGGGCAGCTTTTGATGAGCTGACAccgagctgtggggcaggtcaGTGGtggggagagagcagcaggcagcacagctcagGGCACTTCGCTGGGAATAGCTGATGTTGTAACAAACAACCACAACTTTATCAGCCTTCCCACATGCTCCACATTAATATTGCGAGATATTCCCCTGCAACATGTTTGAGCTGCAACATGCCATGTCCCTAAACAAGGtgttttcagtgcattttttacTGCGCAACAAAACCTAATGCCCAGGGTGAGGCTGGACAGAGGGTGAGAGCTTTGCACAGACCAGATAAAGGCAGAGGTCGTGACAGGAGTTAAAGCCAGCAGAAACCATGGGTGAAAaccacagagaaggaaaaaagttctcAAATGGGATGTATCACCAGGGTAGTTTGAAAGCATCATTTGGCACCTGGCAGGATTCCTGGCTAACCTGCTAGAGGCACTTACCCCTCTTGGTGGCAGGAGTCAGCATCCCCTTTCCTTAAGCAACGTTGAACACGAGCCATGTGGTGTGGTTGTATTCCTCACCCGGTTGGAGTAGGGCACTGGGGAAgtggggctgggaagaggcagcagcacgTCAATGATTGTGAGCGCACATCATGGGACCAGAAAGGGTCACGAGGGCACGGCCACATCCGCTCGGCCTTCCTGGGGCAGCGTCCCACAGCTCCTGCCCGGCATTTCCAGCAGCAGCG comes from Ciconia boyciana chromosome 3, ASM3463844v1, whole genome shotgun sequence and encodes:
- the SRSF7 gene encoding serine/arginine-rich splicing factor 7 isoform X2, whose amino-acid sequence is MSRYGRYGGETKVYVGNLGTGAGKGELERAFSYYGPLRTVWIARNPPGFAFVEFEDPRDAEDAVRGLDGKVICGSRVRVEVSTGMPRRSRYDRPPARRPFDPNDRCYECGEKGHYAYDCHRYSRRRRSRSRSRSRSRSRGRRYSRSRSRSRGRRSRSASYRRSRSVSPRRSRSVSPRRSRSGSLKRSRSRSRSRSRSRSVTWPRSRSRSHGRSKSGSPAKSRSKSRSPSPKRSRSPSGSPQRSASPERMD
- the SRSF7 gene encoding serine/arginine-rich splicing factor 7 isoform X3, coding for MSRYGRYGGAETKVYVGNLGTGAGKGELERAFSYYGPLRTVWIARNPPGFAFVEFEDPRDAEDAVRGLDGKSRSRSRSRSRGRRYSRSRSRSRGRRSRSASYRRSRSVSPRRSRSVSPRRSRSGSLKRSRSRSRSRSRSRSVTWPRSRSRSHGRSKSGSPAKSRSKSRSPSPKRSRSPSGSPQRSASPERMD
- the SRSF7 gene encoding serine/arginine-rich splicing factor 7 isoform X1; this encodes MSRYGRYGGAETKVYVGNLGTGAGKGELERAFSYYGPLRTVWIARNPPGFAFVEFEDPRDAEDAVRGLDGKVICGSRVRVEVSTGMPRRSRYDRPPARRPFDPNDRCYECGEKGHYAYDCHRYSRRRRSRSRSRSRSRSRGRRYSRSRSRSRGRRSRSASYRRSRSVSPRRSRSVSPRRSRSGSLKRSRSRSRSRSRSRSVTWPRSRSRSHGRSKSGSPAKSRSKSRSPSPKRSRSPSGSPQRSASPERMD